The stretch of DNA CTTGGCGAAGCCCCAATAGACTGCATAAGGCCAGAAGCAGAAGCACAGAATTCCGTGCAGTGCTCCGCCCGTCTTGAAGGCGTGGATGAGAATCAGGATCCAACAAACGACGGAAACGAGGTACAACGCCAAAGCCAACAGAAAGATCACAGCTCCCATGGGATCAATCCTCCTTGAGTTTTCTAAACTCCCAGCTTGCCAGCGGTTGCGTAGGCCAGCATTCGCAGGACCCCAAACACCAATAACGAATAGATGAATCCGTGGTAGCCAAGTCGGATGATCCGGTCATGGCGGCCGCAGAACTCCGCAAGCTGTTGCCGGACTCCCGCAGGGAGGAAGTTGTGAGCCGCCGCAATCACAAACAGGGGCAAGAGGATGAAGGCAAAGGGATGGTAGAAGAAGGCCGCGGCCGGATTTCCCTGGATCAGCGAAGAAAGGGCGCGGGTGAGGCCGCATCCGGGACAGGGCAGTCCTGTCACCGCACGGAAGAAGCACACCGGAATGCCAGCGCCGTCGGGCGGAAGGTGCGAAACCAGCAGCAGCATGGCCAGCGATCCCCAGGTGGCAAAGGGATTGAAGAACAGGCGGTAGCAGTCGGGCGCGGGGGAGCGCACCCCCGCGGGGCGCCAGAGGGCCGAGACCAAACCGGGAAATGTGCCTGAGGCCATGGGAAATCCACATCTGCGGACGGCTGCGCCCGGGGCGCAAATCCGTCCTGAAATTGCCAGAAGCGTACGGGCAGGCGCGGAATCCGTCAAGCATTGATTTTTCGAGGTTGTCCTGAGACGCCCGGCCCTGCATCTTCACGCCGGCGCTCGGGCCACGAAGACATTTTCAGAATCGGACGAGCGCGCAGCCGCGTCTCATCTACTCTAGAGTTCGATCGCGCCCATGACTTACGCAGCATGACTCACGCAGAACGACAGCATCGCTTCCGGGTCGCCCTCGCCTTCGGCTTGGTGTACGTGCTCTGGGGCTCGACCTACCTGGGCATCCGCATCGTGGTGGAGCACATCCCGCCCAGCGTGATGGGAGCCTCGCGCTTCCTGCTGGCCGGACTGCCCATGTTGGGCTGGTGCGCGCTGCGCGGGCGGCGCCTCGCGCTCACCCTCAGCGACTTCTGGCGCGTGCTGGCGATCGGCGTGCTCCTTCTGACCGGCGGCAACGTTATGGTGGCCTGGTCGGAGCAGTACGTCCCCAGCGGCCTGGCGGCGCTGATTGCCGCCATCGTGCCCATCTGGGTCGCGGTCATCGAATCCATCCTGCCGCGGGGCGAGCGGCTGGCAGGACGCGGAGTGGCGGGCCTCGCGCTGGGCATCGCCGGACTGGCGGTGCTGATGTGGCCGCGCCTGACCGCCAGCGGCGCCGCCGGACACATGCAGATCCTGGGCGCGCTCGGCCTGGTCTTCGCCACGCTGAGCTGGGCCAGCGGCTCCATCCTTTCCCGGCGCTCGCAGTTACGCATCGATCCCTTCGCCGCCACTGCCTGGGAGATGACCCTGGCCGGCTTGGTCAACCTGGGCATCGTCCTGGCCCTGGGCGACCACCACCGCGTCGTCTGGACAGCGCGCGGCGTCGGCGCCATCCTCTATCTGGTCGTCTTCGGCTCCTGGATCGGATTCACCGCCTACATCTGGCTGCTGGAGCACGTCCCCACGTCGAAGGTGGCGACCTACGCCTACGTGAACCCGGTGGTGGCGGTGTTCCTGGGCTGGCTGGTGCTCCACGAGCAC from Terriglobales bacterium encodes:
- a CDS encoding DUF2752 domain-containing protein; the encoded protein is MASGTFPGLVSALWRPAGVRSPAPDCYRLFFNPFATWGSLAMLLLVSHLPPDGAGIPVCFFRAVTGLPCPGCGLTRALSSLIQGNPAAAFFYHPFAFILLPLFVIAAAHNFLPAGVRQQLAEFCGRHDRIIRLGYHGFIYSLLVFGVLRMLAYATAGKLGV
- a CDS encoding EamA family transporter gives rise to the protein MTHAERQHRFRVALAFGLVYVLWGSTYLGIRIVVEHIPPSVMGASRFLLAGLPMLGWCALRGRRLALTLSDFWRVLAIGVLLLTGGNVMVAWSEQYVPSGLAALIAAIVPIWVAVIESILPRGERLAGRGVAGLALGIAGLAVLMWPRLTASGAAGHMQILGALGLVFATLSWASGSILSRRSQLRIDPFAATAWEMTLAGLVNLGIVLALGDHHRVVWTARGVGAILYLVVFGSWIGFTAYIWLLEHVPTSKVATYAYVNPVVAVFLGWLVLHEHVDAYIAAGTAVIIAAVALVNSSKIHKAAAPAEPELPAVEAQAD